The Procambarus clarkii isolate CNS0578487 chromosome 18, FALCON_Pclarkii_2.0, whole genome shotgun sequence genome segment agttgaaacttgataactgaactggtttttatttactatgtctgaaaatgtagttgggtgatttggactgagagtaatgattttacaaaagtgagcttggacagaggacaagagctagttttataattgtttacttcatatttactatgtctgaaatacagagggtaaaaaatttcagggaaattggtggtttatttacaaagatatgaaagagaactaaggcggaggacaagagctggagcttggtaactgttttgatcttatttatggtgtctgaaatacagaggctaaaaatctcagggaatttggactgttactaatgattttgtacaaatgaactaagctggggacaagagctagagtttgataattgtttgcatttactaaactatgtctgaaatacagagggtagaaatttcagggaaattggactgatactaacgaagatacgagagagagctaaggcggaggacaagagctggagcttggtaactaaattactgtattgaactacatttgaaatatgattatttttaaattttagagggattggaatgatagtattcattatacgacaggggactaaggtggggaacgtgagctagaacttgcttactaacatgatttatttgtgtaaaactgacttgcttaatgaaaaggagcaaacatactgacttgcttaatgaaaaggagcaaacatactgacttgcttaatgaaaaggagcaaacatacgatgttggaaaatagttgaactgaatgaaaggagagagagagagagaggagggacggtcaagatattatgagaagataacataagataagaggtctggctgaccgggcgtaaagtaaacacaggtgaggcgacagattgcgaggtaagggggggggagggaggggggtgtgatgtacgaaaccctgaaaacaatgacttacacaggtgattttctaaatttatatgaataactaaggcttacatagacgattttgtaagttgaaaacatgtaaaatatgtccgtagagttctcctggaagccctaaagagctacatacgttatttgaatttgtcccataaggccttaacaaacttctatgtctcggaaattatttttctcataagaaatccttacttctaaaatctgtgactgacaaaatttacctgaaacccttggggcccacaggggattttctaaatttacctgaaacccttggggcgcaaaggggatatttgacctgaaaaaaaatggggacctgtggcgcttacaccccacaggggtcctctggcaaaaaaaaaaaatggggacctgtggcgcttacaccctacaggggtcctctggcaaaaaaaaaaaatggggacctgtggcgcttacaccctactactgagtgtgtggtggtggtgagtgtgtggttatGATGAGTGCGTAGTGCAggtgagtgtgtagtggtggtgagtgtgtggtgtagtgagtgtgtagtggtggtggtggtgtgtggttatgATGAGTGCGTAGTGCAggtgagtgtgtagtggtggtgagcaTTTCGTTATGTATATGTTGTGTATGGTGATGTatgtgcgtttgttatggtgaccGTGCTAGGAGGTAGCAGTAGTTGGAGCGTGTCTTTACTTAAGGAGTTCTCCTAAACCCTCAAGGTTGGTTAACAGAGAGGGATATGTCGCTACGACAATCAGTGCTCCATATAAATCTTGTATTCTTATATTTCATGCACGATTTCACCCGGTGTTCTATGCCCCCAGCACAAGATCTGTGTGAGCAGACAGACACCAGAAACTGTGTCGGCAACATGGCCAAGTGTATGGAGCAGCTCAAGCCAGCAAAGCCCTATAACTCGACCAACTGGAAGCCGCAGATGTTGGCCAACATCACGGCCTGCGCCAGCGAGCTGGGCTACAGCTTCACAGCTCCTCCCTCCTCACAACACAGTCAGTAACTTCGCCACCATCTTCGTTTTGAGACACACATTCCCCATCTAGGATATACCTTTTGATCCCCATTTAAGTGCTTTATCATCTAAGAACCGCCATTGGTAACCCCTCACAGTTTGTCGCAAAGCTCTTGCACCACCGCTTGTATACATATACTTGTATATCTTGTACAAATAGTATACCGAGAAACTGTTTAATGTCCAAGTGATGTGTTTTATGTATTCATTATTTTTGCAGACTCCCGGGAACACAGTGGAAGCAACACAGGCAGCTCTAGCACTGGCACTTCCAACACTGGCACTTCCAGCACTGGCACTTCCAACACTGGCACTTCCAACACTGGCACTTCCAGCACAGGGTCCAACTGTCCTCACCACTACAGCATGGATAATTATCTCAAAAAGCTTGGCTTCAGCCAGGAAGAGTTGGTGCCCATGACCCGCTGCCTCATGACCAGGAAGGGAAAGGtaaactgagtgtgtgtgtgtgtgtgtgtgtgtgtgtgtgtgtgtgtgtgtgtgtgtgtgtgtgtgtgtgtgtgtgtgtgtgtgtgtgtgtgtgtgtgtactcacctagttgtgtttgcgggggttgagctctggctctttggtcctgcctctcaactgtcagtcaacaggtgtacaggttcctgagcctattgggctctatcaaatctacacttgaaactgtgtatggagtcagcctccaccacatcacttcctaatgcattccatttgtcaaccactctgacactaaaaaagttctttctaatatctctgtggctcatttgggcactcag includes the following:
- the LOC123754475 gene encoding uncharacterized protein, which codes for MMMMRVVTCVVVVTAAVLVLVDAAPQTGAPLGLSCPETSSQVMTTLAQDLCEQTDTRNCVGNMAKCMEQLKPAKPYNSTNWKPQMLANITACASELGYSFTAPPSSQHNSREHSGSNTGSSSTGTSNTGTSSTGTSNTGTSNTGTSSTGSNCPHHYSMDNYLKKLGFSQEELVPMTRCLMTRKGKLEKFGTCINQKDQ